Proteins from a genomic interval of Trifolium pratense cultivar HEN17-A07 linkage group LG6, ARS_RC_1.1, whole genome shotgun sequence:
- the LOC123888453 gene encoding endoglucanase 16-like → MDTKRVYRSIIVAWLALFQGNMLLVRGQFNYKEALTKSLIFLEAQRSGKLPPNNRVPWRRDSALDDGKLDNVDLSGGYYDAGDNVKYGLPMAFTVTTLSWAAIFYKAEFEATKEMRNIQDAIRWGTDYFLKASSRRNRLYVEVGDPVDDHNCWAPPENMKTKRSVKVIDSSTPGSEVAAETAAAMASSSIVFRHVDHKYARSLLNKAKLLFDLAKSHKATYDGECPFYCSYSGYNDELMWAATWLYLATKKSIYLKYIQEDAISASVSEFSWDLKYAGVQVLLTQLQFEGIKGLETFKTHGESYICSVLPDSPYQQINLSPGGFIHMRDGANTQYATSTSFLFTVYSDLLAKYKQKVRCGNKEFDSTHLLDFARKQMDYILGKNPKGRSYMVGFGKNPPTQAHHRGASVPTLAPNEVIDCPTSFAKWLQRDAPNPHELTGAIMGGPDINDHFDDKRTDSPKTEPCTYVNSLAVGALAKLASLG, encoded by the exons ATGGATACTAAAAGAGTATATAGGTCCATCATTGTAGCATGGCTTGCATTGTTCCAAGGAAACATGTTACTTGTTAGAGGTCAATTTAATTACAAGGAAGCTCTCACAAAATCTCTCATCTTCTTAGAGGCACAAAGATCAGGAAAGCTCCCTCCCAACAACAGGGTCCCTTGGAGAAGAGACTCAGCACTCGACGATGGAAAACTCGATAAt GTGGACCTATCTGGTGGATATTATGATGCAGGGGACAATGTAAAGTATGGTTTACCAATGGCATTTACAGTTACTACATTATCATGGGCTGCAATATTTTACAAAGCAGAATTTGAAGCAACAAAAGAGATGAGAAATATTCAAGATGCAATTAGATGGGGTACAGATTATTTTCTGAAAGCTAGTTCTAGAAGAAATAGATTATATGTTGAGGTAGGTGACCCAGTTGATGATCACAATTGTTGGGCTCCGCCAGAAAATATGAAGACAAAAAGATCAGTTAAAGTAATTGATAGTAGTACACCTGGTAGTGAGGTTGCTGCTGAAACTGCTGCTGCAATGGCTTCTTCTTCGATCGTTTTTAGACATGTCGATCATAAATATGCTCGTAGTCTCCTCAACAAAGCCAAACTG CTTTTTGATTTGGCGAAATCGCATAAAGCAACCTATGATGGAGAATGTCCCTTTTACTGCTCCTATTCAGGCTATAAT gATGAGTTGATGTGGGCAGCAACATGGCTATACTTGGCAACAAAGAAATCAATATACTTGAAATACATACAAGAAGATGCAATTAGTGCTAGTGTATCTGAATTCAGTTGGGATCTTAAATATGCTGGAGTTCAAGTTCTTCTCACTCAATTACAATTTGAAGGAATAAAAGGTCTTGAAACATTCAAAACACACGGAGAAAGTTATATATGTTCGGTCCTTCCTGATAGTCCTTACCAACAAATCAATTTATCCCCCG GTGGGTTTATTCATATGAGAGATGGAGCCAACACACAGTATGCCACCAGCACATCTTTCTTATTCACCGTATATAGTGATTTGCTTGCCAAATATAAACAGAAAGTCAGATGTGGAAATAAAGAATTTGACTCAACCCATCTCCTTGATTTTGCCCGAAAACAA ATGGATTACATATTGGGAAAAAATCCAAAAGGAAGATCATACATGGTAGGATTTGGGAAAAATCCACCAACACAAGCTCATCATAGAGGTGCTTCAGTGCCAACTTTGGCACCAAATGAAGTGATAGATTGTCCCACTAGCTTTGCAAAATGGCTTCAAAGAGATGCACCAAATCCACATGAGCTAACCGGAGCCATTATGGGTGGACCTGACATCAATGACCATTTTGATGATAAACGTACAGATTCACCTAAAACTGAACCTTGCACTTATGTTAATTCTCTTGCAGTTGGTGCTCTAGCTAAACTTGCTTCATTAGGTTAA